The following are encoded together in the Glycine soja cultivar W05 chromosome 5, ASM419377v2, whole genome shotgun sequence genome:
- the LOC114413358 gene encoding LIM domain-containing protein WLIM2b-like, protein MAFSGTQQKCKACDKTVHFVEGLSADGAAYHKNCFRCSHCNGLLAISNYSSTEGVLYCKVHFEQLFKETGTYPKKSQSSGKPPLELNRAPSKLSAFFSGTQEKCSKCKKTVYPLEKLTVEGEFYHKSCFRCAHGGCFLTPSTYAALDGYLYCKPHFSQLFKEKGSYSYLSKQASLKKSEMQQQEQEAVEKATTTDDDRSESEPDTTTTTKEAEQADDDHSEQEH, encoded by the exons atggCATTCAGCGGGACCCAACAGAAATGCAAGGCTTGCGACAAAACTGTTCACTTTGTCGAAGGTTTATCTGCCGATGGAGCTGCTTATCACAAGAACTGCTTCAGATGCAGCCATTGCAATGGCCTTCTTGCG ATAAGCAATTACTCATCCACCGAAGGAGTTTTGTACTGCAAGGTGCACTTTGAGCAGCTTTTCAAGGAAACTGGAACCTACCCCAAGAAATCCCAGTCGT CTGGAAAGCCTCCACTCGAGCTG AATAGAGCACCAAGCAAGCTTTCTGCCTTCTTCTCTGGGACTCAAGAGAAATGTTCAAAATGCAAGAAAACCGTATATCCATTGGAGAAG TTGACCGTGGAAGGCGAGTTTTACCACAAATCATGCTTTAGGTGTGCACATGGAGGATGTTTCCTGACCCCTTCAACCTATGCTGCTCTAGATGGATATCTTTACTGCAAGCCCCACTTCTCTCAGTTGTTCAAGGAGAAGGGTAGCTACAGTTATCTGTCCAAGCAAGCTTCATTGAAGAAAAGTGAAAtgcaacaacaagaacaagagGCTGTGGAGAAAGCTACTACAACCGATGATGATCGCTCAGAGTCAGAGCCAGAcacgacaacaacaacaaaggaagCTGAACAAGCTGATGATGATCACTCTGAGCAAGAGCACTAG
- the LOC114413359 gene encoding remorin-like isoform X3, whose amino-acid sequence MQFLHSIYVAVLTTRTGSKESVDREKRLALIRAWEESEKTKAENRAYKRHNAVVLWENSKKASAEAHLKRIEEKLDRNKAKCVEKMQNKVAEIHRTAEEKRAMIEAYKGEEFLEIEEKAAKFRTRGYSPKKYLPCFGS is encoded by the exons ATGCAATTTCTCCACTCAATCTAT GTTGCAGTTCTTACCACTAGGACGGGTTCAAAGGAATCAGTTGACAGAG AGAAAAGACTGGCTTTAATAAGAGCATGGGAAGAAAGTGAGAAGACAAAAGCAGAGAACAG GGCATATAAAAGGCACAATGCTGTTGTATTGTGGGAGAATAGTAAGAAAGCATCTGCGGAGGCACATCTTAAAAGGATTGAG GAAAAATTGGACAGAAACAAAGCAAAGTGTGtagaaaaaatgcaaaataaagtTGCAGAAATTCATCGAACAGCAGAAGAGAAAAGGGCAATGATAGAAGCCTACAAGGGAGAAGAATTCCTAGAAATAGAGGAGAAAGCAGCAAAGTTTCGTACCCGTGGCTATTCACCCAAGAAATATCTACCATGCTTCGGCAGTTAA
- the LOC114413359 gene encoding remorin 1.4-like isoform X1, whose product MGESGNQRGKEVKDGDTSSGVRQEYAISPLNLCLFAIRNQFRSFLVILSKKVKKKVLTTRTGSKESVDREKRLALIRAWEESEKTKAENRAYKRHNAVVLWENSKKASAEAHLKRIEEKLDRNKAKCVEKMQNKVAEIHRTAEEKRAMIEAYKGEEFLEIEEKAAKFRTRGYSPKKYLPCFGS is encoded by the exons ATGGGAGAATCGGGGAACCAACGAGGCAAGGAAGTGAAGGACGGAGACACTTCAAGCGGTGTTAGACAAGAGTATGCAATTTCTCCACTCAATCTAT GTTTGTTCGCCATACGGAATCAATTTCGTAGTTTCTTAGTGATTTTGTCGAAAAAGGTCAAAAAGAAAG TTCTTACCACTAGGACGGGTTCAAAGGAATCAGTTGACAGAG AGAAAAGACTGGCTTTAATAAGAGCATGGGAAGAAAGTGAGAAGACAAAAGCAGAGAACAG GGCATATAAAAGGCACAATGCTGTTGTATTGTGGGAGAATAGTAAGAAAGCATCTGCGGAGGCACATCTTAAAAGGATTGAG GAAAAATTGGACAGAAACAAAGCAAAGTGTGtagaaaaaatgcaaaataaagtTGCAGAAATTCATCGAACAGCAGAAGAGAAAAGGGCAATGATAGAAGCCTACAAGGGAGAAGAATTCCTAGAAATAGAGGAGAAAGCAGCAAAGTTTCGTACCCGTGGCTATTCACCCAAGAAATATCTACCATGCTTCGGCAGTTAA
- the LOC114413359 gene encoding remorin-like isoform X2 → MGESGNQRGKEVKDGDTSSGVRQEYAISPLNLFLTTRTGSKESVDREKRLALIRAWEESEKTKAENRAYKRHNAVVLWENSKKASAEAHLKRIEEKLDRNKAKCVEKMQNKVAEIHRTAEEKRAMIEAYKGEEFLEIEEKAAKFRTRGYSPKKYLPCFGS, encoded by the exons ATGGGAGAATCGGGGAACCAACGAGGCAAGGAAGTGAAGGACGGAGACACTTCAAGCGGTGTTAGACAAGAGTATGCAATTTCTCCACTCAATCTAT TTCTTACCACTAGGACGGGTTCAAAGGAATCAGTTGACAGAG AGAAAAGACTGGCTTTAATAAGAGCATGGGAAGAAAGTGAGAAGACAAAAGCAGAGAACAG GGCATATAAAAGGCACAATGCTGTTGTATTGTGGGAGAATAGTAAGAAAGCATCTGCGGAGGCACATCTTAAAAGGATTGAG GAAAAATTGGACAGAAACAAAGCAAAGTGTGtagaaaaaatgcaaaataaagtTGCAGAAATTCATCGAACAGCAGAAGAGAAAAGGGCAATGATAGAAGCCTACAAGGGAGAAGAATTCCTAGAAATAGAGGAGAAAGCAGCAAAGTTTCGTACCCGTGGCTATTCACCCAAGAAATATCTACCATGCTTCGGCAGTTAA
- the LOC114413360 gene encoding intracellular protein transport protein USO1-like, with the protein MFRWKSERHRVKAVFKLHFHVTQMVQSAVDGLVLSIVPGDIGKVTTRLEKAAVRGGVCRWENPVYETVKFVREPKTGKFNERLYHFVVSTGLSKASSFGEVSVDFAEYAEATKPSTVSLPIKNSHCDAVLHVSIQRLQENNDKREEEDCEDAKLKANDRSLRTYLSNGEIDANSKIDSSEDVSAKANTNGAALSADCRTSSGSDITLSSSDGSSGLDTLRENGLRNGGIHHNDHGFLSEASHPSEPQKPAVNASAVMYDIHQRSHWDWSARSEHSLSTDSSTNGSQDVFPRERSHQTSDMEVERLKAELAALARQADVSDLELQTLRKQIVKESKRGQELSKEIISLKEERDALKLECDNLRSFRKRMEEAKVSNRPQLDSGDLCTLVEEIRQELKYEKELNANLQLQLKKTQDANSELVLAVQDLDEMLEQKNSEIYSLSNKHEEGKNSHELAGKLSNCETDDEEQKELEELVKEHSNAKESHLLEQKIIDLYGEIEMYRRDKDELEMQMEQLALDYEILKQENHDIAYKLEQSELQEQLKMQYECSSPPPAVDDVEAHIQNLENQLKQQSEEFSNSLATIKKLETQISRLEEELEKQAAGFEADLDAVTRDKVEQEQRAIRAEEALRNTRHKNANTAERLQEEFRRLSTQMASTFDANEKAAMRALTEASELRAQKRLVEAMLHKVNEELQSAKAEYEVKLIELSNKIDMMTAQKQQMFLEIEDKSKQLENQKTREEQVSRDFSEEIQMLKAENERLKVEISCLSEQVEQKEMLRNDLELMNKSLEESEAQLQNRTVESNELVSEIALLKKEAERSLDELNRMQNLKDEKEMAGRVLQSELEALRAQYNDLKSYLLGDEAEKENLRKQVFQLKGELKKKDDALINIEKKFKDSNGRTQLSEGTKTNSKNKKGASIPQSSKEMANLREKIKTLEGMIKSKETALEMSTSSFLEKERELQSKIEELEDKVEEFNHSIALQKVVEDKNTTTSNGVAVSLFKSDVHLSEKEAEISTIDSNEGGYLCETLAELSLLKERNNSMETELKELQQRYSEMSLRFAEVEGERQKLVMTVRNLKNARKAQMTSS; encoded by the exons ATGTTCAGATGGAAGAGTGAGAGACACAGGGTCAAAGCTGTTTTCAAACTCCACTTCCATGTCACCCAG ATGGTGCAATCTGCGGTGGATGGTTTGGTGCTGTCTATAGTTCCAGGGGACATTGGAAAGGTAACTACGAGGTTAGAGAAAGCAGCAGTTCGTGGTGGAGTTTGTAGATGGGAGAATCCTGTCTACGAAACAGTGAAGTTTGTTCGGGAGCCAAAGACTGGGAAATTCAATGAGAGATTATATCATTTTGTGGTTTCAACG GGGTTATCAAAAGCTAGCTCCTTTGGGGAAGTTTCTGTGGACTTTGCCGAGTATGCTGAGGCTACAAAGCCCTCCACTGTCTCTCTTCCCATCAAGAATTCTCATTGTGATGCCGtcttgcat GTATCAATCCAGAGACTACaagaaaataatgataaaag AGAGGAAGAGGATTGTGAAGATGCCAAACTAAAAGCCAATGATAGAAGTTTGAGGACCTACTTAAGCAATGGAGAGATAGACGCAAACTCTAAAATTGATTCTTCTGAA GATGTGTCTGCCAAAGCAAACACCAATGGAGCTGCACTGAGTGCTGATTGTAGAACATCTAGTGGTTCTGACATTACATTGTCAAGTTCTGATGGCAGTTCCGGACTTGATACTCTGCGAGAAAATGGATTAAGAAATGGTGGCATCCACCACAACGACCATGGTTTTCTTTCAGAGGCCAGCCACCCTTCAGAGCCCCAAAAGCCTGCTGTAAATGCCTCTGCAGTAATGTATGATATTCATCAGAGATCACACTGGGACTGGTCAGCTCGCTCAGAACACAGTTTGAGTACCGACAGTTCAACTAATGGTTCTCAGGATGTGTTTCCTAGGGAAAGATCCCATCAAACATCTGATATGGAAGTTGAAAGACTCAAGGCTGAACTTGCTGCATTGGCCAGGCAGGCAGATGTGTCAGACTTGGAACTACAGACTCTTAGGAAGCAAATTGTAAAGGAAAGCAAAAGAGGACAGGAGCTCTCAAAGGAAATCATTAGCTTGAAAGAGGAAAGAGATGCACTCAAGCTTGAATGTGACAATCTCAGATCTTTTCGCAAACGAATGGAGGAGGCCAAAGTGAGTAACAGACCTCAATTGGATAGTGGGGATCTTTGTACTCTTGTTGAAGAAATTAGACAAGAATTGAAGTACGAGAAGGAGCTGAATGCGAATCTCCAATTACAGTTAAAGAAGACACAAGATGCAAATTCTGAACTAGTTCTTGCAGTGCAAGACCTGGATGAAATGCTGGAGCAGAAAAATAGTGAAATATATAGTCTTTCCAATAAACATGAAGAGGGTAAAAACTCCCATGAGTTAGCGGGAAAGCTCTCTAATTGTGAAACAGATGACGAAGAACAGAAAGAGTTGGAAGAGCTAGTTAAGGAGCACAGCAATGCCAAGGAGTCTCACTTACTTGAGCAAAAGATTATAGATCTCTATGGTGAAATAGAGATGTATAGGAGAGACAAAGATGAGTTAGAGATGCAGATGGAACAGCTTGCACTAGACTATGAGATATTGAAACAGGAAAACCACGATATTGCATATAAGCTGGAACAAAGTGAACTGCAAGAacaattaaaaatgcagtatgaATGTTCATCTCCTCCTCCTGCTGTTGATGACGTTGAGGCCCATATTCAGAATCTGGAAAATCAACTCAAGCAACAGTCTGAAGAATTCTCAAATTCTCTGGCTACTATCAAGAAACTTGAAACCCAAATAAGCAGATTAGAGGAGGAACTGGAGAAACAAGCCGCAGGATTTGAAGCTGATCTAGATGCCGTGACACGCGACAAAGTTGAGCAGGAGCAAAGAGCCATCCGTGCGGAAGAAGCTTTGCGAAACACCAGACATAAAAATGCTAACACTGCTGAGAGGCTTCAAGAAGAATTTAGAAGGCTCTCAACGCAAATGGCTTCTacatttgatgcaaatgagAAGGCTGCCATGAGGGCATTGACCGAAGCAAGTGAACTTCGTGCGCAGAAAAGACTAGTGGAAGCAATGCTGCACAAAGTTAATGAAGAGCTTCAGTCAGCCAAAGCTGAGTATGAGGTAAAACTGATTGAACTATCCAACAAAATAGACATGATGACAGCTCAGAAACAACAGATGTTTTTGGAAATTGAGGACAAGTCCAAGCAGCTTGAAAATCAGAAGACGCGTGAGGAACAAGTTAGTAGGGATTTCTCTGAAGAGATCCAAATGCtaaaagcagaaaatgaaaGGCTTAAAGTGGAGATATCATGCCTCTCTGAGCAAgtagaacaaaaagaaatgttaagaAATGACTTGGAGCTTATGAATAAATCACTTGAGGAATCTGAGGCTCAGTTACAGAATAGAACAGTGGAAAGCAATGAGCTGGTGAGTGAAATTGCTTTATTGAAGAAGGAAGCAGAAAGGTCACTTGATGAGCTAAATAGGATGCAGAATCTCAAGGATGAAAAAGAGATGGCGGGTAGAGTGTTGCAGTCAGAGTTAGAAGCACTTAGAGCTCAATATAATGACTTGAAAAGTTATCTTCTTGGGGATGAGGCTGAGAAAGAAAATCTGAGAAAGCAAGTTTTCCAGCTAAAGGGTGAACTAAAGAAAAAAGACGACGCATTAATCAACATTGAGAAGAAGTTCAAGGATAGCAATGGACGCACACAGCTTTCTGAGGGaactaaaacaaattcaaaGAACAAAAAGGGTGCATCAATTCCTCAGAGCTCAAAAGAAATGGCAAATCTGAgggagaaaataaaaacacttgAG GGCATGATAAAGTCAAAGGAAACAGCTTTGGAAATGTCAACTTCTTCATTTTTGGAGAAGGAAAGGGAGCTCCAATCCAAAATTGAGGAACTGGAGGACAAAGTGGAGGAATTCAACCACAGCATTGCTTTGCAAAAG GTTGTTGAGGACAAGAATACTACTACTTCAAATGGTGTTGCAGTGTCATTATTCAAGAG TGATGTACATTTGTCGGAGAAAGAAGCAGAAATATCCACAATAGATAGTAATGAGGGTGGCTACCTTTGTGAAACTTTAGCTGAATTATCGTTGTTGAAGGAAAGAAACAACTCAATGGAAACGGAGCTGAAAGAGTTGCAACAAAGATACTCAGAAATGAGTCTAAGATTTGCGGAGGTAGAAGGTGAAAGACAAAAGCTTGTCATGACTGTACGAAACCTCAAGAATGCCCGGAAGGCCCAAATGACTAGTTCATGA